From the genome of Bombyx mori chromosome 16, ASM3026992v2, one region includes:
- the LOC101746193 gene encoding T-box transcription factor TBX1 — translation MEGQEWRGEWQQPRQNDGVSASQCPRSSSGFILSQSLVERLGRDHEQPGLPTLHHPIRDNSTCERSAYSPLQALSESTCRDHGAQPAPPPQPTLPRVQSSSQNVTLHPAVSRCTATLELAALWRSFHELGTEMIVTKAGRRMFPALQARLGGLLPNAQYLLLVDFVPLDDKRYRYAFHSSSWVVAGKADPISPPRFHLHPDSPAPGSHWMRQLVSFDKLKLTNNQLDDNGHIILNSMHRYQPRLHVVYLPGEGQAATPGTVPYRTFVFPETGFTAVTAYQNHRITQLKIASNPFAKGFRDCDPDDCPPEQSQQRGSTPRRRESAPEPCSQLAQPYGGEPSTCGPLYAAHTHPMRYQPHSSHNSAYSAYYAHR, via the exons GTGTGTCGGCAAGTCAGTGCCCGCGGAGTAGCAGCGGATTCATTTTGTCACAATCGTTGGTGGAGAGGCTCGGACGAGATCACGAACAGCCGGGTCTACCTACCCTGCATCATCCCATCAGAGAT AATTCGACATGCGAACGCAGTGCGTATTCGCCGCTTCAGGCACTCAGCGAGAGTACTTGCCGGGACCACGGCGCGCAGCCGGCGCCTCCACCGCAACCGACCTTACCGCGAGTTCAa AGTTCGTCGCAAAATGTGACGCTTCACCCGGCGGTGTCGCGATGCACGGCGACCCTCGAGCTGGCGGCTCTCTGGCGCAGCTTCCACGAGCTGGGCACAGAGATGATAGTCACGAAGGCCGGGAGGCGGATGTTCCCAGCGCTGCAGGCCAGGCTGGGGGGGTTACTGCCCAACGCCCAGTACCTACTGCTGGTCGACTTCGTGCCGCTGGATGATAAACGATATCGTTACGCTTTCCACAG CTCCAGCTGGGTGGTGGCGGGTAAAGCTGACCCGATATCTCCGCCCAGGTTCCACCTGCACCCGGACTCGCCGGCCCCAGGCTCGCATTGGATGCGCCAGCTCGTCTCCTTCGACAAACTCAAGCTCACCAACAACCAGCTCGACGACAACGgacat ATTATCCTGAACTCTATGCACCGCTACCAGCCGCGTTTGCACGTGGTGTACCTCCCCGGCGAAGGCCAGGCCGCTACTCCGGGCACGGTGCCCTACAGGACGTTCGTGTTCCCGGAGACCGGCTTCACGGCGGTCACGGCCTACCAGAACCACAGG ATAACCCAGCTCAAGATAGCCAGCAATCCGTTCGCAAAAGGTTTTAGAGATTGCGACCCCGACGACTG TCCACCCGAGCAGAGTCAGCAACGTGGGAGCACTCCCCGGCGCCGCGAGTCAGCGCCGGAGCCGTGCTCACAGCTGGCCCAGCCCTACGGCGGCGAGCCCAGTACCTGCGGCCCTCTCTACGCCGCACACACTCACCCCATGCG ATATCAACCACATTCGAGCCACAACAGCGCGTACAGTGCTTACTACGCTCATAGGTAG